In Duganella zoogloeoides, a single genomic region encodes these proteins:
- a CDS encoding FAD-dependent oxidoreductase, producing MTSPANKILIIGGGFSGMAAAIELRKLGADVDVVEIDPGWRSYGAGISLGGATLRAFKTLGILDRFLEDGAAADGVDLMLPHGQYLATVPTPRLAGADVPGGGAIMRPVLANILADATIASGARVRLGCTFTSLRQHADGVEVEFTDGTAGQYDLVIGADGLYSQVRETLLPAPAPRYSGQCVWRAVLPRPPEIERATMWVGAKIKAGLNPVSRNQMYLFVTEDRADNVRLDPAQFLAMLADLLAPFAAPLLQQCRAQLLEPGADVQIVYRPLEALLVPQPWHRGRVVLIGDTVHATTPHMASGACIGIEDAIVLADELDGAATIEAALTGFEARRWERCRMVVENSGRLGEIEISGGDKAEHARIMHDTHAALAAQI from the coding sequence GTGACATCACCAGCAAACAAAATCCTGATCATCGGCGGCGGCTTTTCCGGCATGGCCGCCGCAATCGAGCTGCGCAAACTGGGCGCCGACGTGGACGTGGTGGAAATCGATCCGGGCTGGCGCTCGTACGGCGCCGGCATCAGCCTGGGCGGCGCCACGCTGCGCGCGTTCAAAACCCTCGGCATTCTCGACCGGTTTCTCGAAGACGGCGCGGCGGCCGATGGCGTGGACCTGATGCTGCCACACGGCCAGTACCTGGCCACCGTGCCCACGCCGCGCCTGGCCGGCGCCGACGTGCCTGGCGGCGGCGCCATCATGCGCCCGGTCCTGGCGAACATCCTGGCCGACGCCACCATCGCCAGCGGCGCCAGGGTGCGCCTGGGCTGCACTTTTACGAGCCTGCGCCAGCACGCCGATGGCGTGGAGGTGGAATTCACCGACGGCACGGCGGGCCAATACGACCTGGTGATCGGCGCCGATGGCCTGTACTCGCAAGTGCGCGAGACGCTGCTGCCGGCACCTGCACCGCGCTACAGCGGTCAGTGCGTGTGGCGCGCCGTGCTGCCGCGCCCGCCGGAAATCGAACGGGCCACGATGTGGGTGGGGGCGAAGATCAAGGCGGGGCTCAATCCTGTTTCGCGCAACCAGATGTACCTGTTCGTCACCGAAGACCGCGCCGACAATGTGCGGCTCGATCCGGCGCAGTTCCTCGCCATGCTGGCCGACCTGCTGGCGCCGTTCGCTGCGCCGCTGCTGCAGCAATGCCGCGCGCAATTGCTGGAACCGGGCGCCGACGTCCAGATCGTCTATCGCCCGCTCGAGGCGCTGCTGGTGCCGCAGCCATGGCATCGCGGCCGCGTGGTGCTGATCGGCGACACCGTGCACGCCACCACGCCGCACATGGCGTCCGGCGCATGCATCGGCATCGAGGACGCCATCGTGCTGGCCGACGAACTCGACGGCGCGGCCACCATCGAGGCGGCGTTGACCGGGTTCGAGGCGCGGCGCTGGGAACGCTGCCGCATGGTGGTGGAGAACTCGGGACGCCTGGGCGAGATCGAGATCAGCGGCGGCGACAAGGCCGAACATGCGCGGATCATGCACGACACCCACGCGGCCCTGGCGGCGCAGATCTGA
- a CDS encoding GGDEF domain-containing protein, with protein MMRLLQVLLAILLAMLLPTGAASSPNATSGIAGKDLMRLDGRIYVASVQDQAFPRAQADIARWERQRTAVPRVSLFGGAYWLVAEVRNDSAVEDWVLAPGSVLFEHALIKVYASDGSVQQLAGGYRADYEYALHYGKRLRLAPGATATIVERIDSPFYQAPPSLRLYPEAEYRHLTTLENTLILGSLGALGALAVFNLFVHLMKPDRATLFYALYLFIYLLAWAQEFHLPAHLLGWHDLRWLYVPFFLLAVPHTAFYVEFLQLRQHFPLLAKISRINYVLPLLLLPVNVLALPYAPMLATLTISIWLSLALICGIASLRAGMRQARYFVLASCALMVPATIILPSNFGLMAPPVGNPELLTLLGGTLDALLLAFALAHKLRLLAQEKEQSIILARTDHLTGIPNRHAFDEQLALRYAAARVDGKAKGAGLALLLIDLDGLKAVNDRDGHARGDALLREFAQGLNALQQAQTAVFRLGGDEFTILAPAHNVATLLAALQKLEAALRQRGYPQAGASVGWANAAESASAEAMVALADQRMYDHKTSRRRSRASDGLRTG; from the coding sequence ATGATGAGACTGCTCCAAGTTCTGCTGGCCATACTGCTGGCGATGCTCCTGCCGACCGGCGCCGCCAGCTCCCCGAATGCCACGTCCGGCATCGCCGGGAAGGACCTGATGCGGCTCGATGGCCGGATCTACGTGGCGTCAGTGCAAGACCAGGCATTCCCCCGCGCGCAGGCCGACATCGCGCGGTGGGAGCGGCAGCGCACGGCCGTCCCGCGCGTCAGCCTGTTCGGCGGGGCGTACTGGCTGGTGGCCGAGGTGCGCAATGACAGTGCGGTGGAAGACTGGGTACTGGCGCCCGGCAGCGTGCTGTTCGAGCATGCGCTGATCAAGGTGTACGCCAGCGACGGCAGCGTCCAGCAACTGGCCGGCGGGTACCGCGCCGATTACGAGTACGCGCTCCATTACGGCAAGCGCTTGCGGCTGGCGCCAGGCGCCACCGCCACCATTGTCGAGCGCATCGACAGCCCGTTTTACCAGGCGCCGCCGTCGCTGCGGCTGTATCCCGAGGCCGAATACCGGCACCTGACCACGCTGGAAAACACGCTGATCCTCGGCTCGCTGGGCGCCTTGGGCGCGCTGGCCGTGTTCAACCTGTTCGTGCACCTGATGAAACCGGACCGCGCGACGCTGTTCTATGCGCTGTACCTGTTCATTTACCTGCTGGCCTGGGCCCAGGAATTCCACCTGCCGGCGCACCTGCTCGGGTGGCACGACCTGCGCTGGCTCTACGTGCCGTTCTTCCTGCTAGCGGTGCCGCATACGGCGTTCTACGTCGAGTTCCTGCAACTGCGCCAGCACTTTCCGCTGCTGGCAAAGATCAGCCGCATCAACTACGTGCTGCCGCTGCTGCTATTGCCGGTCAACGTGCTGGCGCTGCCGTATGCGCCGATGCTGGCCACGCTGACCATCAGCATCTGGCTGTCGCTGGCGCTCATTTGCGGCATTGCCAGCCTGCGGGCCGGCATGCGCCAGGCGCGCTATTTCGTGCTGGCGTCGTGCGCGTTGATGGTGCCGGCGACCATCATCTTGCCCAGCAATTTCGGGCTGATGGCGCCGCCGGTGGGCAACCCGGAATTACTGACGCTGCTGGGCGGCACGCTGGACGCCTTGCTGCTGGCCTTTGCGCTGGCGCACAAGCTGCGGCTGTTGGCGCAAGAGAAGGAGCAGTCCATCATCCTCGCGCGCACCGACCACCTCACCGGCATCCCCAACCGCCACGCGTTCGACGAGCAACTGGCGCTGCGCTACGCCGCCGCGCGCGTGGACGGCAAGGCAAAGGGCGCCGGCCTGGCGCTGCTGCTGATCGACCTCGATGGCCTGAAAGCTGTCAACGACCGCGACGGCCATGCGCGCGGCGACGCCTTGCTGCGCGAGTTCGCCCAGGGTTTGAACGCGCTCCAGCAGGCACAAACCGCCGTGTTCCGCCTGGGCGGCGACGAGTTCACCATCCTGGCCCCTGCGCACAACGTGGCGACGCTGCTGGCGGCGCTGCAAAAGCTGGAGGCGGCGCTGCGCCAGCGCGGCTATCCGCAGGCCGGCGCCAGCGTGGGCTGGGCCAATGCGGCGGAGTCGGCATCGGCCGAGGCCATGGTGGCGCTGGCCGACCAGCGCATGTACGACCACAAGACCTCGCGGCGCCGCTCGCGCGCCAGCGACGGACTGAGGACGGGTTAG
- a CDS encoding cytochrome b, which yields MNRPRHFNLLARVLHWSMALAILAMLFVGAGMVVSLQYRAPLLDLHRPLGIAILLLAIVRLVNRLTRPTPALPADLPAIQKFAAHASHWLLYALMLAMPLIGWAMLSAGGYPIPMFGGVHLPAIVPHSPEVYGMLRPLHGVLAYVLFATILAHLGAALYHAWVRRDEVFGQMANGDRQ from the coding sequence ATGAACCGCCCACGCCACTTCAACCTGCTCGCCCGCGTGCTGCACTGGTCCATGGCGCTGGCCATCCTGGCCATGCTGTTTGTCGGCGCCGGCATGGTCGTCTCGCTGCAATACCGGGCGCCGCTGCTGGACCTGCATCGCCCGCTCGGCATCGCCATCCTGCTGCTGGCCATCGTGCGCCTGGTCAATCGCCTGACCCGGCCCACGCCGGCGTTGCCCGCCGACCTGCCGGCCATCCAGAAATTCGCCGCCCACGCGTCGCACTGGCTGCTGTACGCGCTGATGCTGGCGATGCCGCTGATCGGCTGGGCCATGCTGTCGGCCGGCGGCTACCCGATCCCGATGTTCGGCGGCGTGCACCTGCCGGCCATCGTGCCGCACAGCCCGGAGGTGTACGGCATGCTGCGTCCCCTGCACGGCGTGCTGGCATACGTGTTGTTCGCCACCATCCTGGCCCACCTGGGCGCGGCGCTGTATCACGCGTGGGTGCGGCGCGACGAGGTGTTCGGGCAGATGGCCAACGGTGATCGACAGTAG
- a CDS encoding catalase family peroxidase, which yields MPNPTSRRGSPLLLLPIALIVAALAALFAWVGGWFGHHDLTPQKMMNFAETSGKQAAGFRRAHSKGVCFAGTFTPAPDAAKLSKARAFAQPSIDVIGRFSAASNNPYAPDGASPVRGMAVQLKTDDGQEWRIAMNSFPFFAASTPQAFQAMNEAGKPDPATGKPDPEKMKAVLAANPEIAAFQAWAKTAPKSDSLGNTRFNGVNAFRLTDAQGADRMVRWSMRPRLPFVALTPEQLKAADPDFLIADLDRRLAAGPLLWDLVVQIAAPGDPITDPSKAWPDTRPEATIGTLAIKHAEPQATGPCRDLNFDPLIVPNGIAGSDDPVLRARSAAYSVSFNRREREISEGKSAYPVNQNGSAR from the coding sequence ATGCCCAACCCCACTTCGCGCCGCGGCTCGCCGCTGCTGCTGTTACCAATCGCCCTGATCGTTGCCGCCCTTGCCGCGCTGTTTGCGTGGGTGGGCGGCTGGTTCGGCCACCACGACCTGACGCCGCAAAAAATGATGAACTTTGCCGAGACGTCCGGCAAACAGGCGGCGGGTTTCCGCCGCGCGCACAGCAAGGGCGTGTGCTTTGCCGGTACTTTCACGCCTGCGCCCGATGCGGCAAAGCTGTCGAAGGCCCGGGCGTTTGCGCAGCCTTCGATCGATGTCATCGGCCGCTTTTCGGCTGCGTCCAACAACCCGTATGCGCCCGATGGCGCGTCGCCGGTGCGCGGCATGGCCGTGCAACTGAAAACCGATGACGGCCAGGAATGGCGCATTGCCATGAACAGTTTCCCGTTCTTTGCCGCGTCCACGCCGCAGGCCTTCCAGGCCATGAACGAAGCCGGCAAGCCCGATCCGGCTACCGGCAAGCCCGACCCGGAAAAGATGAAGGCCGTGCTGGCCGCCAACCCGGAGATCGCCGCCTTCCAGGCCTGGGCCAAGACCGCGCCCAAGTCCGACAGCCTGGGTAACACCCGCTTCAACGGTGTCAACGCCTTCCGCCTGACCGATGCACAAGGAGCAGACCGCATGGTACGCTGGTCGATGCGCCCACGCCTGCCGTTCGTCGCGCTCACGCCAGAACAGCTGAAAGCAGCCGATCCCGACTTCCTGATCGCCGACCTGGACCGCCGCCTGGCCGCTGGCCCGCTGCTGTGGGACCTGGTGGTGCAAATCGCTGCGCCCGGCGACCCGATCACCGACCCGTCCAAGGCCTGGCCCGACACGCGGCCCGAAGCCACCATCGGCACGCTCGCCATCAAGCATGCCGAACCGCAAGCGACCGGCCCTTGCCGCGACCTCAATTTCGACCCGCTGATCGTGCCGAACGGCATCGCCGGCAGCGACGATCCGGTATTGCGCGCCCGCTCGGCCGCGTACTCGGTATCGTTCAACCGCCGCGAACGCGAAATCTCCGAAGGCAAGTCCGCCTATCCGGTCAACCAGAACGGGAGCGCCCGATGA
- a CDS encoding SDR family oxidoreductase produces MNSNLHLSGKAAFINGGSRGIGAATARRLARDGAKVAIGYGASASAAEALVADIEAQGGTAFAIHADASDAAALTRAIDQAAERFGRLDILVNSAGVLKLGPVEEFSLEDFDATVAVNIRAVFVATKAAVAHMKEGGRVINIGSTNAQRMPFVGGAAYAMSKSALVGLVKGLARDLGPRNITVNNVAPGPIDTDMNPAEGDFAASMHGLMALQRHGHADEVAAMVAYLAGPEAGFVTGADLLIDGGFAA; encoded by the coding sequence ATGAACTCGAACCTTCACCTCAGCGGCAAAGCAGCTTTCATCAACGGCGGTTCGCGCGGTATCGGCGCTGCCACTGCCCGCCGCCTGGCCCGTGACGGCGCCAAAGTGGCGATCGGCTACGGCGCTTCGGCCAGCGCCGCCGAAGCGCTGGTCGCGGACATCGAAGCGCAGGGCGGTACCGCGTTTGCCATCCACGCCGACGCCAGCGACGCCGCAGCGCTCACCCGCGCCATCGACCAGGCGGCAGAGCGCTTCGGCCGCCTCGATATCCTGGTCAACAGCGCCGGCGTGCTGAAACTGGGACCGGTCGAAGAGTTTTCGCTGGAGGATTTCGACGCCACCGTCGCCGTCAATATCCGCGCCGTGTTCGTGGCCACCAAGGCAGCCGTGGCGCACATGAAAGAGGGCGGTCGCGTCATCAATATCGGCAGCACCAATGCCCAGCGCATGCCGTTCGTCGGTGGCGCCGCCTATGCCATGAGCAAGTCGGCGCTGGTCGGCCTGGTGAAAGGGCTGGCGCGCGACCTCGGACCGCGCAATATCACCGTCAACAACGTGGCGCCCGGCCCGATCGACACCGACATGAACCCCGCCGAAGGCGATTTCGCCGCCAGCATGCACGGACTGATGGCCTTGCAGCGCCACGGCCACGCCGACGAAGTTGCCGCCATGGTGGCCTATCTGGCCGGCCCGGAAGCAGGTTTTGTCACCGGCGCGGACCTGCTGATCGATGGCGGTTTCGCGGCCTGA
- a CDS encoding LysR family transcriptional regulator: MLTELSSYLDAFIAAASEGSFSAAARKLGQTPAAVSKSVARLESQLGVRLFQRSTRSLALTTDGDRLYAQVRLPWTEIGDALTALRQGAGKPAGTLKVSMAHTVGRNYLLPLLDDFIERYPDVVLDLHFDNRQVDLIAQGYDVGIGGGIELTEGLIARELSRVHIVLAAAPAYLERHAAPATPADLARHRGLLRRSLATGRLQPWTLKNRAGDELVATIRPVAVFDDPEAMTSAAARGLGIALLPLPHALPCLDSGELVRLLPDWYAETRPLTIYYSSRKLVPAKVRVFVEHVVERFRASGHAARFGQEPG; the protein is encoded by the coding sequence ATGCTCACCGAACTCAGTAGCTATCTCGACGCCTTCATTGCCGCCGCCAGCGAGGGCAGCTTTTCTGCCGCCGCCCGCAAGCTGGGGCAGACTCCGGCCGCAGTCAGCAAAAGCGTGGCGCGCCTGGAGAGCCAGCTAGGCGTGCGGCTGTTCCAGCGCAGCACGCGCAGCCTGGCGCTGACGACCGACGGCGACCGCCTGTACGCGCAGGTGCGCCTGCCGTGGACCGAGATCGGCGACGCCCTGACGGCACTGCGCCAGGGCGCCGGCAAGCCGGCAGGCACGCTCAAAGTGTCGATGGCGCACACGGTGGGCCGCAACTACCTGCTGCCGTTGCTCGACGATTTTATCGAGCGCTACCCGGACGTGGTCCTCGACCTGCATTTCGATAACCGCCAAGTGGATTTGATCGCGCAGGGATACGACGTGGGCATCGGCGGCGGCATCGAACTGACCGAAGGGCTGATCGCGCGCGAACTGTCGCGCGTGCACATCGTGCTGGCCGCCGCGCCTGCCTATCTCGAGCGCCATGCCGCGCCGGCCACACCGGCCGACCTGGCCCGCCATCGCGGGCTGCTGCGCCGCTCGCTGGCCACCGGCCGGCTGCAACCGTGGACGCTGAAGAACCGGGCCGGCGACGAACTGGTCGCCACCATCCGGCCGGTGGCCGTGTTCGACGACCCGGAAGCGATGACCAGTGCGGCAGCGCGCGGACTCGGTATCGCCCTGCTGCCGCTGCCGCACGCCCTGCCCTGCCTCGATAGCGGCGAGCTGGTCCGGCTACTGCCGGACTGGTATGCCGAGACGCGCCCGCTGACGATCTATTACTCGAGCCGCAAGCTGGTGCCGGCCAAGGTGCGCGTCTTCGTGGAACATGTCGTTGAAAGGTTCCGGGCCAGCGGCCATGCGGCGCGCTTTGGCCAGGAACCTGGCTAA
- a CDS encoding AEC family transporter yields MVNAILPVLLIIALGVAIRRYGWLPQAFFPSIEKFTYNICFPALLFAGTARLSFASAQVGELAMATVLPTLLITVVALLMLLPARALPDAARSSVVQGAVRPNTYFGIAVSTLLFTPQTAALVMLSLALCLPVVNVISVIALSWWSGMPTHPGRIARNLATNPIILSTLAGVIWSVAGLPLPAPLFNTLDILGKAALCLGLVCVGSGLVFSMQGLRPLALGLTSVLKLLVLPLLAAKVCVLLAVSAPVALAACFYCALPTAPNAYIMARQMGGDTRLMAALITLQTLVAAVTLPLSGQFLLWMA; encoded by the coding sequence ATGGTCAACGCAATTCTTCCGGTCTTGCTGATCATTGCGCTGGGCGTGGCGATCCGGCGCTATGGCTGGCTGCCGCAAGCGTTTTTTCCGTCGATTGAAAAGTTCACGTACAACATCTGCTTTCCCGCGCTGCTGTTTGCCGGGACGGCGCGGCTCAGCTTCGCGTCGGCGCAGGTCGGCGAGCTGGCCATGGCGACGGTGCTGCCGACCCTGCTGATCACGGTGGTGGCGTTGCTGATGTTGTTGCCGGCCCGCGCCTTGCCCGATGCGGCGCGCTCGTCGGTGGTGCAGGGCGCGGTACGGCCCAACACCTATTTCGGCATCGCCGTCTCGACGCTGCTGTTCACGCCGCAGACGGCGGCGCTGGTGATGCTGTCGCTGGCGCTGTGCCTGCCGGTGGTCAATGTCATCTCGGTGATCGCCCTGTCGTGGTGGAGCGGCATGCCCACGCACCCGGGGCGGATCGCCCGCAACCTGGCGACCAATCCCATCATCCTGTCCACGCTGGCCGGCGTGATCTGGAGCGTGGCGGGCCTGCCATTGCCGGCGCCGCTGTTCAATACGCTGGATATCCTCGGCAAGGCGGCGCTGTGCCTGGGCCTGGTATGCGTCGGCAGCGGGCTGGTGTTTTCAATGCAGGGACTGCGGCCGCTGGCCCTGGGCCTGACGTCGGTGCTGAAGCTGCTGGTGCTGCCGCTGCTGGCGGCCAAGGTCTGCGTGCTGTTGGCGGTATCGGCCCCGGTGGCGCTGGCGGCCTGTTTCTACTGTGCGCTGCCGACCGCCCCCAATGCTTACATCATGGCCCGGCAAATGGGCGGCGACACCCGCCTGATGGCGGCGCTGATCACGTTGCAGACGCTGGTGGCGGCGGTGACATTGCCGCTGTCCGGGCAGTTTTTGCTGTGGATGGCGTGA
- a CDS encoding TauD/TfdA family dioxygenase, with product MGIALQQSPQVFVNQRNFDWGQDQAAIIALVGRYFSDFNGNGFYPHPDEVALQRELLAVPSLRCLQRYIAGAEARGLAITGLGLAGLEEAPRNAVLYAIALSLGFPTSTDQRTQRVAWDIRARPGSAQKSSFVTFSERVGSADMHTDSSFYPMPEEQFLLYVVTAARCGGGASLLIGVDDIYAELQRTEAGRAACALLFETPLPFRVPSVYAASDEQVEIEMAPVFERHGAQLTMRWRYDSLLKGLAARPTLDTPAVRSALELLHEVIEQRAPRFSQQLPDDTLLWANNRRSLHGRADYTDPARHLIRIRIADTPNAERIGPSGISAD from the coding sequence ATGGGCATAGCACTTCAGCAATCCCCGCAGGTTTTCGTCAACCAGCGCAACTTCGACTGGGGCCAGGACCAGGCCGCGATCATCGCGCTGGTCGGCCGCTATTTCAGCGACTTCAACGGTAATGGCTTCTATCCCCACCCGGATGAAGTGGCTTTGCAGCGCGAACTGCTGGCCGTGCCATCGCTGCGGTGCTTGCAGCGCTACATCGCGGGCGCCGAAGCGCGTGGCCTGGCGATCACCGGGCTGGGCCTGGCCGGCCTGGAGGAAGCGCCGCGCAACGCCGTGCTGTATGCGATTGCGCTGAGCCTTGGTTTTCCGACCTCGACCGACCAGCGTACCCAGCGCGTGGCGTGGGACATCCGCGCCCGGCCCGGCAGCGCGCAGAAAAGCAGCTTCGTGACCTTCTCCGAACGGGTGGGCAGTGCCGACATGCATACGGATTCGTCGTTTTATCCGATGCCGGAAGAACAGTTCCTGCTGTACGTGGTGACGGCGGCGCGTTGCGGTGGCGGCGCATCCTTGCTGATCGGCGTCGATGATATTTATGCCGAACTGCAGCGTACCGAAGCCGGCCGCGCCGCGTGTGCGCTGCTGTTCGAGACGCCGCTGCCATTTCGCGTGCCGTCGGTGTACGCGGCCAGCGACGAGCAGGTGGAAATCGAGATGGCGCCGGTCTTCGAACGGCACGGCGCGCAGCTGACCATGCGCTGGCGTTACGATTCGTTGCTCAAGGGGCTGGCGGCGCGGCCGACGCTCGATACGCCGGCCGTGCGGTCAGCGCTGGAGCTGCTGCACGAAGTCATCGAACAGCGGGCGCCGCGCTTTTCCCAGCAACTGCCCGATGACACCCTGTTGTGGGCAAACAATCGCCGTTCGCTGCATGGCCGCGCCGATTACACCGACCCGGCCCGTCACCTGATCCGCATCCGCATCGCCGATACCCCCAATGCGGAACGCATCGGGCCATCGGGCATTTCGGCGGACTGA
- a CDS encoding methyl-accepting chemotaxis protein, with translation MTSLRDLKLATKLGLAFALVLLLAAAVDIFAIVKLAQLNRASTELSERWMPAMRVVQDLKAQIARVRTREFQYIISTDPAEMDKYDKVIANDLVDLRKMQDTYAKLISTAEEKALYDEFLSLWDRYMIEDGKIRAASRAAESDTAKQLLRGESNKLIVALRGQIDKLVKLYGDGGDAASDRADALYDSARVWIITLLIGSIVLGALCATLITRWLVKRLGGEPDYAVKIAGKIADGDLTVAIHTRDGDQDSLLFAMKSMRDSLAGLVEQVRSGTDTIATASQQIAAGNVDLSARTEQQAASLEETAASMEELTSTVKQNSASASEANELALSASAVAQKGGAVVSQVVQTMGSINQSSRKIVDIIAVIDGIAFQTNILALNAAVEAARAGEQGRGFAVVASEVRNLAQRSAAAAKEIKELISDSVNQVESGSKLVEQAGATMDDVVVSVRRVTDIMSEISAAGAEQRAGIEQVNTAIAGMDAVTQQNAALVEEATAASQSMQNQATALSELVSVFQLARQGAGRAAARHDLRVISNAARQPVPAIAAEPVRRRA, from the coding sequence ATGACTTCGTTACGTGATTTGAAGCTGGCAACCAAGCTGGGACTGGCCTTCGCGCTGGTGCTGCTGCTGGCCGCAGCGGTCGATATCTTTGCCATCGTCAAACTGGCGCAACTGAACCGCGCCTCGACCGAATTGTCCGAGCGCTGGATGCCGGCGATGCGCGTGGTGCAGGATCTCAAGGCACAAATCGCCCGGGTGCGTACCCGCGAATTCCAGTACATCATTTCCACCGACCCGGCCGAGATGGACAAGTACGACAAGGTCATCGCGAACGACCTGGTCGATCTGCGCAAGATGCAGGATACCTACGCCAAGCTGATCTCCACGGCCGAGGAAAAAGCGCTGTACGACGAGTTCCTGTCCCTGTGGGACCGCTACATGATTGAAGACGGCAAGATCCGCGCCGCCTCGCGCGCCGCCGAAAGCGATACCGCGAAACAGCTGCTGCGCGGCGAGTCGAACAAGCTGATCGTGGCGCTGCGCGGCCAGATCGACAAGCTGGTCAAGCTCTACGGCGACGGCGGCGATGCCGCTTCCGACCGCGCCGATGCGCTGTACGACTCCGCACGCGTCTGGATCATCACGCTGCTGATCGGCTCGATCGTGCTGGGCGCCCTGTGCGCCACCCTGATTACCCGCTGGCTGGTCAAGCGCCTCGGCGGCGAGCCCGATTACGCCGTTAAAATTGCCGGCAAGATTGCCGACGGTGACTTGACCGTTGCCATCCACACCCGCGACGGCGACCAGGACAGCCTGCTGTTTGCCATGAAATCGATGCGCGACAGCCTCGCCGGTCTGGTGGAACAGGTACGCAGTGGTACCGACACCATCGCCACCGCATCGCAGCAGATTGCTGCCGGCAATGTGGACCTGTCGGCACGCACCGAACAGCAGGCCGCATCGCTCGAAGAAACCGCCGCATCGATGGAAGAGCTGACCAGCACGGTCAAACAGAATTCGGCCAGCGCCAGCGAAGCCAATGAACTGGCGCTGAGCGCCTCGGCGGTCGCGCAAAAAGGCGGCGCCGTGGTGTCGCAGGTGGTGCAGACCATGGGCTCGATCAACCAGTCGTCGCGCAAGATCGTGGACATCATTGCCGTGATCGACGGCATCGCGTTCCAGACCAACATCCTGGCGCTGAATGCGGCGGTGGAAGCCGCGCGCGCCGGCGAACAGGGTCGCGGCTTTGCCGTGGTCGCCTCCGAAGTGCGCAACCTGGCACAGCGCTCGGCTGCGGCAGCCAAGGAAATCAAGGAATTGATCAGCGATTCGGTCAACCAGGTGGAAAGCGGCAGCAAGCTCGTGGAACAAGCTGGCGCCACCATGGACGACGTGGTGGTCAGCGTGCGCCGCGTGACCGACATCATGAGCGAGATCAGCGCCGCCGGTGCGGAACAGCGCGCCGGTATCGAACAGGTGAACACCGCCATCGCCGGCATGGATGCCGTCACCCAGCAAAACGCCGCACTGGTGGAAGAAGCGACGGCAGCCTCGCAAAGCATGCAGAACCAGGCCACCGCGCTGAGCGAGCTGGTCTCGGTATTCCAGCTGGCCAGGCAAGGTGCCGGCCGCGCCGCTGCCCGCCACGACCTGCGCGTGATCAGCAACGCGGCGCGCCAGCCGGTGCCGGCGATTGCGGCTGAGCCGGTTCGTCGCCGGGCTTGA